The following DNA comes from Gordonia zhaorongruii.
GTACCCGGAGCTCGCGGGCCACGTGCCGCCACGTGGTGCGGTCACCGCCCATCCCGTGCACCAGAACGACCGGCGTCGTCGCTGCGTCGACCGGACCCGACACCATCAGCGAGAGCGGCAGGCCACCTCGGAGCACTGTTCGATGATCGGCGGACATCGGTCCAGGATAGGTCCCCACGGGAAACCGGTTCTCGCACACCCTCCCCCGACCCGGAGAACGCGAGAGCGCCCGCCCCGATTACTCGGGAGCGGGCGCTCTGCATGACCTCAGTCGGTCAAGAACTCAACTGATCAGCAGATCACTTGACGATCTTGGTGACGCGGCCGGCACCGACGGTGCGGCCACCCTCGCGGATAGCGAAGCGCAGGCCCTCGTCCATGGCGACCGGCTGGATGAGCTTGACGCTCATCTCGGTGTTGTCGCCCGGCATGACCATCTCGGTGCCCTCGGGGAGGGTCACGACGCCGGTCACGTCCGTGGTGCGGAAGTAGAACTGCGGACGGTAGTTGTTGAAGAACGGGGTGTGACGACCGCCCTCGTCCTTCGCCAGGATGTATGCCTGACCCTCGAACTCCGTGTGCGGAGTCGTGGTGCCCGGCTTCACGATGACCTGGCCACGCTCCACGTCCTCACGCTTGAGGCCGCGCAGCAGCAGACCGGCGTTGTCGCCGGCCTGAGCCGAGTCGAGGAGCTTGTGGAACATCTCGATACCGGTGACGGTGGTCTTGGTGCTCTTCTCGCGGATGCCGACGATCTCGACATCAGCGTTCACGTTGACCTCACCGCGCTCGACACGGCCGGTGACGACGGTGCCACGACCGGTGATCGTGAAGACGTCCTCGACGGGCATGAGGAACGGCTTCTCGGTCTCACGGACCGGGTCCGGGATCGACTCGTCGACAGCAGCCATCAGGTCCTGAACCGACTTGACCCACTTCTCGTCGCCCTCGAGCGCCTTGAGTGCGGAGATCGGGATGACCGGTGCGTCCTCGTCGAAGTCCTGGCCGCCCAGCAGCTCGCGGACCTCCATCTCGACGAGCTCCATGATCTCGTCGTCGTCGACCATGTCGGCCTTGTTGAGTGCGACGAGGATGTAAGGAACGCCGACCTGGCGGGCCAGGAGGACGTGCTCGCGGGTCTGCGGCATCGGGCCGTCAGTGGCGGCCACGACCAGGATCGCACCGTCCATCTGGGCAGCACCGGTGATCATGTTCTTGATGTAGTCAGCGTGACCCGGAGCGTCGACGTGAGCGTAGTGACGCTTCTCCGTCTGGTACTCGACGTGGGAGATGTTGATCGTGATACCACGAGCCTTCTCCTCAGGCGCCTTGTCGATCTGATCGAAAGCGAAGCTCTCGTTCAGTTCCGGGTACTGGTCCGCCAGCACCTTCGTGATGGCCGCCGTCGTGGTGGTCTTGCCGTGGTCGACGTGACCGATGGTGCCGATGTTCAGGTGCGGCTTGGTCCGCTCGAACTTCGCCTTCGCCACTTGATGTCCTCCTGGACTGTCAGTGCTGCCGAGTGGTTCCCGGCAGTCGGTATGGGTCCTCGTATTCACGAGGAGGCTTTCAATGGTCCCCGGCCGGCCGCGGAAGCCGCCGACCGGGGTATTCGTTTGTGCGCCGGAGCGCGGTTCGCCAATACGGCGGACGAGGAGTTACTCGCCCGTCGCCTTCGCGATGATCTCCTTCGACACGTTCGCCGGAACTTCAGCGTACGAGTCGAACACCATGGAGTAGTTTGCCCGGCCCTGAGTCTTCGACCGAAGGTCTCCGATGTAGCCGAACATCTCCGACAGCGGGACCTGAGCCTTGACGACTCGAGCACCACTGCGCTCCTCCATGGCCTGAACCTGACCACGGCGGGAGTTGAGGTCGCCGATGACCTCGCCCATGTAATCCTCGGGAGTCGTGACCTCGACGGCCATGACCGGCTCCAGGATGACGGGCTGAGCCATTCTCGCAGCTTCCTTGAGAGCCTGCGAGCCGGCGATCTTGAAGGCCATCTCCGACGAGTCGACGTCGTGGTACTGACCGTCGAGCAGAGTGAACTTCAGGTTGACCAGCGGGTAGCCGGCC
Coding sequences within:
- the tuf gene encoding elongation factor Tu, translating into MAKAKFERTKPHLNIGTIGHVDHGKTTTTAAITKVLADQYPELNESFAFDQIDKAPEEKARGITINISHVEYQTEKRHYAHVDAPGHADYIKNMITGAAQMDGAILVVAATDGPMPQTREHVLLARQVGVPYILVALNKADMVDDDEIMELVEMEVRELLGGQDFDEDAPVIPISALKALEGDEKWVKSVQDLMAAVDESIPDPVRETEKPFLMPVEDVFTITGRGTVVTGRVERGEVNVNADVEIVGIREKSTKTTVTGIEMFHKLLDSAQAGDNAGLLLRGLKREDVERGQVIVKPGTTTPHTEFEGQAYILAKDEGGRHTPFFNNYRPQFYFRTTDVTGVVTLPEGTEMVMPGDNTEMSVKLIQPVAMDEGLRFAIREGGRTVGAGRVTKIVK